From the Rhodopirellula halodulae genome, one window contains:
- a CDS encoding alpha/beta hydrolase, whose protein sequence is MTHRRSLACVLALTIGTAAGLATNAFAQETSGTTTAATAEAMPDHVVEQFVYKTIVDEISGKQTELFIDWTRPADWKASDSRPAAVFFHGGGWVGGKPGQFEKHSEELAARGMVCFRVKYRLLDKKNKLPPDTCVEDASDAFRTVRGRAKEFGIDPNRIAAGGGSAGGHLAAFLGMMDDETVNGVSRKPNALLLFNPVYNNGPGGWGTARVGDQFQKYSPAHNITADDPPSIVFLGTKDRLIPVSTGEAFRDECKEAGLASELHLYEGQPHGFFNAKKEAGGGKIYRDTMEKTFAFLESRGWIE, encoded by the coding sequence ATGACACATCGACGATCGTTGGCTTGCGTGTTGGCCCTCACCATTGGGACGGCCGCCGGACTGGCTACGAATGCATTTGCCCAGGAAACTTCCGGTACAACAACCGCAGCGACTGCCGAGGCGATGCCAGATCATGTCGTGGAACAGTTCGTTTACAAAACGATCGTCGATGAGATAAGCGGGAAGCAAACGGAGCTGTTCATCGATTGGACTCGTCCGGCGGATTGGAAAGCATCGGACTCTCGCCCCGCCGCCGTGTTCTTCCACGGTGGCGGATGGGTAGGCGGTAAACCGGGCCAGTTCGAAAAACACAGCGAAGAGCTGGCCGCGCGAGGCATGGTTTGCTTTCGCGTCAAATACCGCTTGCTCGACAAAAAGAACAAGCTGCCACCTGACACCTGTGTCGAGGACGCTTCCGATGCGTTTCGTACGGTTCGCGGCCGCGCGAAGGAATTCGGGATTGATCCCAACCGAATCGCAGCCGGCGGCGGTTCAGCCGGCGGTCACCTCGCCGCATTCCTGGGGATGATGGATGACGAAACCGTAAATGGTGTTTCTCGCAAACCCAACGCGTTGTTGCTGTTCAACCCGGTTTACAACAACGGCCCCGGTGGCTGGGGGACGGCACGCGTCGGCGATCAATTTCAGAAATATTCACCGGCTCACAACATCACCGCCGACGATCCGCCATCGATTGTATTTCTTGGAACGAAGGATCGTTTGATTCCAGTTTCCACCGGCGAAGCGTTTCGTGACGAATGCAAAGAGGCTGGACTGGCCAGCGAGCTGCATTTGTACGAAGGCCAGCCTCACGGTTTCTTCAACGCGAAGAAAGAAGCCGGCGGCGGAAAGATCTATCGCGACACGATGGAAAAGACGTTCGCGTTCTTGGAATCACGGGGCTGGATTGAGTGA
- the mscL gene encoding large conductance mechanosensitive channel protein MscL, with amino-acid sequence MGLVKEFKEFALKGSVIDLAVGVVIGGAFSGIVKSLVDNIIMPPINLLTARSGVNFKEAAVKITTESPKLDDAGKVIEGEGAGMVVQKYPILNYGPFVQTVFEFLLIALALFVAIKLINAARKHMEGEPEEEEAAKPSEDILLLREIRDSLQKN; translated from the coding sequence ATGGGATTGGTAAAAGAATTCAAAGAATTCGCGTTGAAGGGTAGCGTCATTGACTTGGCTGTCGGTGTGGTGATCGGTGGTGCTTTCAGCGGAATCGTGAAGTCACTCGTCGACAACATCATCATGCCGCCCATCAATTTGCTAACGGCTCGCAGCGGTGTGAACTTCAAGGAAGCTGCGGTGAAGATCACAACTGAATCACCGAAGCTCGATGACGCGGGCAAAGTCATCGAAGGCGAGGGCGCGGGAATGGTCGTTCAGAAATATCCAATTCTGAACTACGGCCCCTTTGTGCAAACGGTGTTTGAGTTCCTGCTGATCGCCCTCGCCTTGTTCGTAGCGATTAAGCTGATCAACGCCGCTCGAAAACACATGGAAGGCGAACCAGAAGAAGAGGAAGCCGCCAAACCGAGCGAGGACATTCTCCTGTTGCGAGAAATTCGCGATTCCCTGCAAAAGAACTGA
- the hmpA gene encoding NO-inducible flavohemoprotein: MLSESTIRIVKDITPVVAENAETITRCFYQRMFQKNPEVKAFFNQAHQHTGGQQRALAGAICAYFTHIDNPAVLMPAVELIAQKHCSLGIKAEHYPIVGSNLLEAIREVMGEAATDEILDAVGEAYQFLADIFIQREQEIYQQQLTAPGGWNGTREFVVDRKETESDAVTSFYLKPKDDGPLPKFVPGQYITVHLDHPTTPTSPRNYSLSGPAGADHLRISVQRESGAVEGAPDGLISSYLHDEIEVGSTLVLGPPCGEFTLPVDEKPQRPIVFLAGGIGITPLLSMAHSLLRNQPTAEIHFMHACRNSSAQAFAGELKQMQIDHSGVRTLTLFNDPLPDDLESRKCDAVGLPTLPLLNEFLPGNDCDFYLCGPRPFMELSQTLLSQAGVQPHRIRHEFFGPKQTLRPATVASS; this comes from the coding sequence ATGCTGAGTGAAAGCACGATTCGAATTGTCAAAGACATCACGCCGGTGGTCGCGGAGAACGCTGAAACCATCACTCGATGCTTTTATCAACGCATGTTCCAGAAGAACCCCGAGGTGAAAGCGTTCTTCAACCAAGCTCACCAGCACACCGGCGGACAACAAAGAGCATTAGCAGGTGCGATCTGCGCTTACTTCACTCACATCGACAACCCAGCGGTTCTGATGCCCGCGGTGGAATTGATCGCCCAGAAGCATTGCTCGTTGGGAATCAAAGCCGAACACTACCCGATCGTCGGCAGCAACCTTTTGGAAGCGATCCGCGAAGTGATGGGCGAAGCGGCAACGGATGAGATTCTCGATGCGGTGGGAGAGGCCTATCAGTTCCTGGCTGACATCTTCATTCAACGCGAACAGGAGATCTACCAGCAGCAATTGACAGCTCCCGGTGGTTGGAACGGGACGCGAGAATTTGTTGTGGATCGCAAAGAGACAGAAAGCGATGCGGTGACATCGTTCTACCTCAAGCCAAAGGATGACGGACCTCTGCCAAAGTTTGTTCCGGGGCAGTACATCACGGTCCATCTCGATCACCCCACCACGCCAACCTCACCTCGCAACTACAGTTTGTCCGGCCCCGCGGGAGCCGACCATTTGCGAATCAGCGTTCAACGCGAATCCGGTGCCGTCGAAGGTGCACCGGACGGTCTGATCTCCAGCTATTTGCATGATGAGATCGAGGTCGGCAGCACCCTCGTCTTGGGACCTCCATGCGGTGAGTTCACCTTGCCCGTGGACGAGAAACCGCAGCGTCCGATCGTCTTCTTGGCGGGAGGAATCGGAATCACTCCACTCCTCTCGATGGCTCATTCTTTGCTGCGAAATCAACCGACGGCAGAGATCCATTTCATGCACGCATGCCGCAATTCGTCCGCACAAGCCTTCGCGGGAGAACTGAAGCAGATGCAGATCGATCACTCGGGTGTTCGAACCCTGACGCTCTTCAACGATCCATTGCCTGATGACTTGGAATCGCGAAAATGCGATGCGGTTGGTTTGCCGACTTTGCCATTGTTGAATGAGTTCCTGCCCGGCAATGATTGCGACTTCTATCTTTGCGGCCCCAGACCCTTCATGGAATTATCGCAAACCCTGTTGTCACAGGCGGGGGTTCAACCGCATCGAATCCGTCATGAGTTCTTCGGTCCTAAACAAACGCTTCGGCCGGCGACGGTGGCTTCTTCATGA
- a CDS encoding S10 family peptidase, with protein sequence MQWNRFASWILLGLITTNVWTAVAIAEEPSKEANEKSEDGLTDSFVTTEHSITIEGEAIDYKATAGRLVIQTDKLDPKAEVFFVAYTKPVDDVTKRPLTFCFNGGPGSSSVWLHLGMLGPKIIRFPDDASFLQPPYHLDENHQSLLDVTDLVFIDPVSTGYSRPAEDVNKSDFHGYNEDIRSVGQFIHDYTTMFERWLSPKVILGESYGGLRVAGLSGHLRDHYRMELNGAVVISGAINFQTLRFSPGNDLPNVCFLPTYTATAWFHKQLDDELQSLPLEKVVQRAETFAYRQYAPALLKGTAIGKKERQKVAKELAKLTGLSEEYVLASNLKVSMQRFGKELLRDEQRTVGRFDGRYVSIDRDSAGETPEFDASGAAIFGPFTACLNDYMRRDLNYKDRRVYEILTGNVHPWSYRPFEGRYVDASETLRGAMTANPSLKLFVACGYYDLATPHFAMEYTLDHLGLSQDRRDNVTVKHYEGGHMMYVHGPSLEKLREDLVKFYGDATGVE encoded by the coding sequence ATGCAATGGAACCGTTTCGCAAGCTGGATCTTGCTGGGGCTGATCACGACGAACGTTTGGACCGCCGTCGCGATCGCGGAGGAACCATCCAAAGAGGCGAATGAAAAGTCAGAAGATGGACTGACGGATTCATTCGTGACCACCGAGCATTCGATCACCATCGAGGGAGAAGCGATTGACTACAAAGCAACCGCCGGTCGGTTGGTCATCCAAACGGACAAGTTGGATCCCAAGGCGGAGGTCTTTTTCGTCGCTTACACCAAGCCGGTTGATGACGTCACCAAACGTCCGCTGACCTTTTGTTTCAATGGCGGTCCTGGATCATCTTCCGTTTGGTTGCACCTGGGGATGCTGGGGCCAAAGATCATTCGCTTCCCCGACGATGCGTCGTTTTTGCAGCCGCCTTATCACCTGGACGAGAATCACCAAAGTTTGTTGGACGTGACGGACTTGGTGTTCATTGACCCGGTGAGCACGGGCTACAGTCGGCCGGCGGAAGACGTCAACAAGAGCGACTTTCATGGCTACAACGAAGACATCCGCAGTGTTGGCCAATTCATTCATGACTACACAACCATGTTTGAACGTTGGTTGTCACCCAAGGTCATTCTGGGTGAGAGCTACGGCGGATTGCGAGTCGCCGGTTTGAGCGGCCATTTGCGAGATCATTACCGGATGGAGTTGAACGGCGCGGTGGTGATCTCCGGCGCGATCAACTTTCAAACGCTGCGGTTCTCGCCGGGGAATGATTTGCCGAATGTCTGTTTCCTGCCGACTTACACCGCGACGGCTTGGTTCCATAAACAGCTCGACGACGAATTGCAGTCGCTGCCGCTGGAAAAGGTTGTGCAGCGAGCGGAGACGTTCGCCTATCGCCAATACGCACCGGCTCTTTTGAAGGGAACCGCGATTGGGAAGAAGGAACGTCAAAAGGTGGCCAAAGAGTTGGCCAAGCTGACCGGTCTGTCAGAAGAGTATGTTTTGGCGTCGAATTTGAAAGTGTCGATGCAGCGATTCGGCAAAGAGTTACTGCGAGACGAACAACGCACGGTTGGACGATTCGATGGGCGATACGTCAGCATCGATCGTGATTCGGCGGGAGAGACACCGGAATTTGACGCCAGCGGTGCCGCCATCTTTGGCCCGTTCACGGCGTGTTTGAACGACTACATGCGTCGCGATTTGAACTACAAGGATCGTCGCGTTTACGAAATTCTGACGGGCAACGTGCACCCATGGAGCTACCGTCCTTTCGAGGGACGCTACGTCGATGCTTCTGAGACGTTGCGAGGGGCAATGACGGCCAACCCATCGCTCAAGCTGTTTGTTGCTTGCGGATACTATGACTTAGCAACGCCCCATTTCGCGATGGAATACACGTTGGATCATTTGGGGTTGTCGCAAGACCGACGCGACAATGTCACAGTGAAGCACTACGAGGGCGGGCACATGATGTATGTGCACGGGCCGTCGCTCGAGAAGCTTCGTGAGGACTTGGTCAAGTTCTATGGCGATGCGACCGGCGTCGAGTAG